In Brevinematales bacterium, the DNA window TACGTCAGATGGGCATGAAATAAGAATTGAGTACTGTTTTACGTATTGCATATAATATCCTATAAAAAGAATACATCTAGGTAGAATTTTAATACTTGAACATAAAGATAGCAAGAAGCGATTAACTCTAGTTTTTAACAAAAAAGTATTTACTAAAATATAATAGTTTCAGGGATTTATGTTAAAATCCCGAAACTTGTTTTTCCCCCCGAATCAGGCTATCATATTTCGATTCTAAAACGTTAATAGTATCGGGAATAAAATCTTTTTTATCAAAAGTGACGGAATTATTCTCCCCGGTTGTTTCATTATTAACGAAGGAGATATGGAGAATGGGTGTGCAGATCGACATCGAGGAGTATTACAAGCAGTACGGCCCGATGGTTCTCAGACGATGCAGATCGATCCTACGCGACCCGAACAAGGCGATGGATGCGATGCAGGACGTTTTTGTGAACCTCATGCGGTACCGCGATAAGCTGACGGGGCAATACCCGTCGAGCCTGCTCTACCGGATGGCGACCAACATATGCCTCAATATTCTCCGCCGCGACAAACTCGGCCCGCAGGCGACAGACGACGAGATCCTGCAGGAGATCGCCGGGTCGGACGATATCCACGGCGCTTTCGAAGCGCGGGATGTGGTCGACAGGATTTTCACCGACGAGAAAGAGTCGACCAAAACCATCGCGGTTCTCTACCATCTTGACGGGCTTACCCTCGATGAGGTCGCCGAAGAGGTGGGAATGTCGGTCTCGGGTGTCCGTAAACGGCTGAGAAACCTTCGTGAAAAAGTGAATAACCTGAAGGAGGTCTAACATGTCAAACACCAATTCCGCCGTCCCCGATTATCTACTCGAACGATTCCTGCTGAACGAACTGCCTAAGAAAAAAATGAAAGAAATTTCAGATAAAGTGGAGAACGACCCCGTTTTACAGGCGAAACTCGACGAGCTTCGCAAATCGAACGAGGAAATCCTCGCGATGTTCCCGGCCGCCGAATTCGCGGCGAAGGTCAACGACCGTTATAAGAACGCGGCGCGTCTCGACCAGATCGAACGCGAGATCGAACCGTTCGACTTCGGCAGATGGATGCGGAAATGGGCCTATGTCGCCGCCCCGATCGCCGCGTCGCTCGTCGTAGTCATCATCGTTTCCCTATCGAACTTTACATCGACCGGGAATACCATAGTCATTCCCGGAAATTCCGGTAACGGCGGTAACGGGGTTACCGTTATCGACGAGAACCGCATCAAGGGGTTGACGCCCTATCTGAATATCTACCGCAAGCAGGGCGCGAAGATCGTGCAGCTCGCGGAACGCTCCATAGCCGAGGCCACCGATATGCTGCAAATCAGCTATGTCGCTTCCGGCAGGCCTTATGGTATGATATTCTCTATCGACGGGAACGGCGTGGTGACTACTCATTATCCCGAGTTCTCCTCGAAACCTACGACACTTGCCCAGCAGGGCGAGACTCTCCTCGGTAAGGCGTATATGCTGGACGACGCTCCTTATTTCGAACGTTTCTTCTTCGTCACTTCCGATAAACCCATCGATCAGGACAAGGTCATACTCGCCGCGGAAAAACTGGCCGTCAATATGCAGATTGCGATGACGGACAAGCTGGTTCTGCCCGCCGGTCTGGAACAGTATTCGTTCATCCTGATTAAGGAGGGAAAATAATGAAAGCCATCAATAAAACATTCCTGTTTCTGTTATTAATATTAGGTATCGGTAACACGATGTGGGCGCAGGCGTTCGTCCGATTCGCGGTCATTATCGGCGCTAACGACGGAGGCTCCGGGAAGGTCAAGCTCCAGTACGCGGTTTCCGACGCACAGTCGGTCGCTAAGGTGCTGGTCGACCTCGGCGGCGTAAAAAAGACGGACATCATGTTTCTCGCCGATCCTTCGCCCGCGCAGGTTATCAACGGCTTGAACGAGATGAGCAAGAAGATTCTTGCCGCAAAACCGAATTATAACCGTGTCGAGGTTGTTTTTTATTACTCCGGGCATTCCGACGAAAAGGGGCTTCTCCTCAAGGGAGACCTGCTCAGCTACGGGAAACTGAAGACGATGATACAGGACCTGCCCGCCGACGTTCGAATCGCCATACTCGATTCCTGCGCGTCGGGAATGATGACTAAGAATAAAGGCGGCGTAAAAGTCGCGCCGTTCCTTCTGGATACATCCACCCAAATGAAGGGATACGCGTTCCTGTCCTCCAGCGCCGCCGACGAAGCGTCGCAGGAATCCGACTCGATAGGCGCGTCCTTCTTCACGCATTATCTGGTATCCGCCCTTTTAGGCGCGGCCGACGCGAACCAGGACGGAAAGGTAACGTTGAACGAGACCTACCAGTTTGCGTTCGACGAGACCCTCGCGCGGACGGAACAGACGTTAAGCGGGCCGCAGCACCCCGGATACGATATCCAGATGAGCGGTTCGGGCGATGTGGTTATGACCGATATCCGTGTCACATCGGCGGCTCTGCTGCTGAGCGAGAAGCTCGGCGGACGCGTCTTTATCAGGAGTACGTCCGGCAAGCTGGTAGCCGAACTCTTCAAACTCCCGAACCAGCCGGTTCAGCTAGGGCTTGAACCGGGCGGGTATGTCATCACGGTCGATATTAAGGGTAATCTTTACCAGTGTAAGGCGTTACTGAAAAGCGGCGCGCAGACGGTTATCCTGCCGTCGAACTTCGTCCCGATTTCCGCCGAGGCCAATGTGAACCACGGGGATGTCGTGAGTATCACCAATATTAAAAGCAAGACGATTATTACGACGAATATGCAGATAATTACAGTACTTCCCGAAGGACAGACCGACGATCAGGAATTGCAGACGCTTCTCGAACAGGCGAAATTGAACGCACAGACCTATAAACCCGCTGATACCGGGCAGCAGACGGTCGCCACTCAGGGGATAGTTGTTCACGCGCCTGAGGCGAATAGCGGGGCGACCATTATCCTGACTCTGCCTCAGTTGTCGTTCCTGAATTTCCCCGGGTATCAGTTCACCGACGCGGGTAGCGAGTACGAGAATAGGGTGATCGGTTTCGGGTATATGCTCAATCCCACCGATAAGAAGGTCGTGCATCATATATGTTTCGATTATGCGAACGGGTATTCCGACCGCCTGATCGGCGCGAGCTTCTCGTTCGTCTCCCATACTGTCGGGGAATTTATGCTGGGATACATGGCCTCCGCGATTATCAACAACGGCGGGGATTTTAATGTCGGCGCGATGCATGCCGGTATCGGTAATGTGACGTCTGGATATATGATGGGTAACCAGATGGCCGGAGTCTATAACACGGTTGGTAACGACTTTACCGGATTTCAGGCCGCCGGGGTATTCAATAAGGTAAAAAACCGGATGCTAGGAATGCAGGCCGCGGGTATATTTAATATATCCGGCGGTAGCGTGGGCGTACAGGCGGCGGGCATATTCAATACCGCCGAGACGCTTCTCGGCGTGCAGGCGGCGGGCATATTCAATAAAGCGCGCGATATGAACGGTATCCAGGCCGGCGGCGTATTCAATATGGCGGTCGGCGTGATGAACGGCTTGCAGGTCGCGGGCGTCGTGAATATGGCGGGCGATTTGAACGGCGCGCAGGTCGGCGTCGTCAACGTAGTCGCCGGCACTGTGAACGGCGTACAGGTCGGAGTGCTCAATATCTGCGACGAAATGAACGGTATCCCCATAGGGCTGATTAATATATCGAAGAACGGCTATAACCGGATACAGGCGTGGTATGACGAGACATCGTTCATAAACGCCGGTTTTACCCTCGGCACGAAGTATATCTATAACTCGTTCAGCGTCGGTATGAATACCGAAGGGAACCGGATGAGTTTCGGACTGGGGCTGGGACTGCATTTCCCGATGAACGGGTGCTATATTAATATGGAAGGAGCTTTCCATCCGATCGCTCCGCTCGATAAACCCTGGATCATCTTCGCCGACGGGCAGAATATCAGCTCGCTCGTGCGTATCAAGTTAGGCTTCGGGGTGGAGCTCGGTTCGAGTTTCGCGGTCTTCGCGGGCATCTCATACACCTTGTTCGTACCCGCCTCGGAGTTGGGAATCCCCGAAGCGGTGACATACGACGAAGCGATTAGTCCCGTGATCGGCAACGCAGTCGATTGGGTCAACTTTAACATCAAGAGCTGGCCGGGCTTCTATATTGGATTGGAATTCTAACCGACTGAGTCGGGGATGTGTATTATAGATAAAAGGTAAAACATCCATCATCAGATACGGCAGCCGGAAAGAGGAGCATTCTCCTTTTTCCGGTTTCGCCGTTTACGGAGGAGATTATGGAACGGCTTGAAAAACTATCCGGGCGGAAATGTTACCTTTCACCGCTCAGGGAAGAGGACACTTACATCTTAGCGAAATGGCAGAACGATCCGGAGGTTTCATTCCCGCTCAATAATACGCATCGTCAGCTCGATATGAACGCCGAAAAGGAATTTTTAGAAATGATCCGTCAGAACGGGTGGCATTATTTTATTATTGTCGCGCGAAATGACGGCGAACCTATCGGGGCGTGTTTCCTGCTGGAGGTGGATATGCATAACCGGACGGCGGAATTCGGTATCTTTATCGGCGATAAGACCCGATGGAAACAGGGTTACGCTACCGAGGCGACCAGACTTATCCTGGACTACGGGTTCCGCGTCCTGACACTGCATAATATCTGGCTGCGGGTGTTTGCGTTCAATACGGCCGCGATGAAGGTTTACCGAAGGGTGGGGTTTAAGGAAATAGGATTCCAGAGGGAAATCCGCCTGATGAACGGGAAGTATTACGACTTCTATATGATGGATATACTTTCGGAGGAATTCGAGGGGGTGAACCATGGAACCGTTGGTTAAGCTGAAAGGAAAACGCTGCTCGCTCGCGCTGATCGAACAGGGCGACTTTGAAAAAATCGACGCATGGCTATGCAATCCCGAAATGAATCACTTACTGCCGAGCTCTTACCGCAGAATGTTTACGAAGTCCGCAGAGGAAATAGTGACCGAGCGTATCAAGAGCGGGGAGCACTTTTTCTCGATCCGCCTCACCCTAACGGGGGAGATGATCGGGTACTGCTGGATTTTCGGAATCGATCATGTCAACCGTTTCGCGTATGTGGGTATCCTGATCGGCAATCCCGCCTATTGGGGGAAGGGGTTCGGCACCGACGCGATGAACCTGATGCTGGATTACGGGTTTAACGCGCTGAACCTGCACAATATCACCTTATGGGCGGTGGGTACTAACGAGCGTGCGATCCGTTCCTACGAAAAATGCGGGTTTCGGATAGTCGGACGGCGGCGTGAATGTATGAATATCGAGGGAAAGCTTTACGACGCGGTATATATGGATATCCTTGACCGCGATTTCAAGGGAGAGTCCGTGCTGAAGAAGTACTACGCGGAGTGACGGTTCGGCTTCGCGCCTCGATACGTCTCTGCGGGACATTCGGCGACCGGGGGTCGGGTAAGTGTATCGGGACGATGATATAAATTCAACAAATATCCGTTACGGGCGGGCTTTTTCCTTGCTCTCGAAGTTGACAATCGATCCGCCCGCGAGGTAATAGGTCTCCTTCGCGTAATGCGCGAAACGGTCGTCATGGGTGGCGACTATCACGGTCAGCCCCATCTGGTTGAGATTGTAGAATATGGAAAACACTTCCGCGGCGCTCTCGTCGTCCAGGTTCGACGTGGGTTCGTCGGCGATCAGGAACTCGGGGTTATTGATAAGCGCCCGCGCGATCGCGATCTTACGGCGTTCCCCTCCGCTCAACTGTTCCGGCAGACGGTTGCGGATAGCGGTGATTTTCAGCTTCTCGAGCAGCGTCTTATAATACTTACGTTTCTCGGCGATATTCATCGAGTTGATGACGAGGGGCAGGAGGATATTTTCCTCCACGCTGAGCTCGGGGACAAACTTCGCGTCCTGGAACACGATACCGAACTTG includes these proteins:
- a CDS encoding sigma-70 family RNA polymerase sigma factor; the protein is MQIDIEEYYKQYGPMVLRRCRSILRDPNKAMDAMQDVFVNLMRYRDKLTGQYPSSLLYRMATNICLNILRRDKLGPQATDDEILQEIAGSDDIHGAFEARDVVDRIFTDEKESTKTIAVLYHLDGLTLDEVAEEVGMSVSGVRKRLRNLREKVNNLKEV
- a CDS encoding caspase family protein, giving the protein MKAINKTFLFLLLILGIGNTMWAQAFVRFAVIIGANDGGSGKVKLQYAVSDAQSVAKVLVDLGGVKKTDIMFLADPSPAQVINGLNEMSKKILAAKPNYNRVEVVFYYSGHSDEKGLLLKGDLLSYGKLKTMIQDLPADVRIAILDSCASGMMTKNKGGVKVAPFLLDTSTQMKGYAFLSSSAADEASQESDSIGASFFTHYLVSALLGAADANQDGKVTLNETYQFAFDETLARTEQTLSGPQHPGYDIQMSGSGDVVMTDIRVTSAALLLSEKLGGRVFIRSTSGKLVAELFKLPNQPVQLGLEPGGYVITVDIKGNLYQCKALLKSGAQTVILPSNFVPISAEANVNHGDVVSITNIKSKTIITTNMQIITVLPEGQTDDQELQTLLEQAKLNAQTYKPADTGQQTVATQGIVVHAPEANSGATIILTLPQLSFLNFPGYQFTDAGSEYENRVIGFGYMLNPTDKKVVHHICFDYANGYSDRLIGASFSFVSHTVGEFMLGYMASAIINNGGDFNVGAMHAGIGNVTSGYMMGNQMAGVYNTVGNDFTGFQAAGVFNKVKNRMLGMQAAGIFNISGGSVGVQAAGIFNTAETLLGVQAAGIFNKARDMNGIQAGGVFNMAVGVMNGLQVAGVVNMAGDLNGAQVGVVNVVAGTVNGVQVGVLNICDEMNGIPIGLINISKNGYNRIQAWYDETSFINAGFTLGTKYIYNSFSVGMNTEGNRMSFGLGLGLHFPMNGCYINMEGAFHPIAPLDKPWIIFADGQNISSLVRIKLGFGVELGSSFAVFAGISYTLFVPASELGIPEAVTYDEAISPVIGNAVDWVNFNIKSWPGFYIGLEF
- a CDS encoding GNAT family N-acetyltransferase; amino-acid sequence: MERLEKLSGRKCYLSPLREEDTYILAKWQNDPEVSFPLNNTHRQLDMNAEKEFLEMIRQNGWHYFIIVARNDGEPIGACFLLEVDMHNRTAEFGIFIGDKTRWKQGYATEATRLILDYGFRVLTLHNIWLRVFAFNTAAMKVYRRVGFKEIGFQREIRLMNGKYYDFYMMDILSEEFEGVNHGTVG
- a CDS encoding GNAT family N-acetyltransferase, with protein sequence MEPLVKLKGKRCSLALIEQGDFEKIDAWLCNPEMNHLLPSSYRRMFTKSAEEIVTERIKSGEHFFSIRLTLTGEMIGYCWIFGIDHVNRFAYVGILIGNPAYWGKGFGTDAMNLMLDYGFNALNLHNITLWAVGTNERAIRSYEKCGFRIVGRRRECMNIEGKLYDAVYMDILDRDFKGESVLKKYYAE
- a CDS encoding ABC transporter ATP-binding protein, translated to MDIRLINVTKTYKSSEGNYINALQMINIDINDKAYVSFVGPSGSGKSTLLDIISGNLRPSTGDVYWGRVSLGKSPDYVTTEVRRTKFGIVFQDAKFVPELSVEENILLPLVINSMNIAEKRKYYKTLLEKLKITAIRNRLPEQLSGGERRKIAIARALINNPEFLIADEPTSNLDDESAAEVFSIFYNLNQMGLTVIVATHDDRFAHYAKETYYLAGGSIVNFESKEKARP